The sequence below is a genomic window from Aureispira sp. CCB-E.
TAACAAGGTAAATGCGATTGATAAAAGTAAATTATACGATAAAAGTTGATTGTAATTGACAAAATGAATGTTCAATAGAGAAGGATACAGTGCAACTAGAATACTAGAAAAACTTAAAGGTAGTATAAGATTTGGTTGTACATTTATTTTATTATAATCCAAACCAATAGTAACAAGCCCTTTGAAATAGTACAAAACAGACAGACAAATGATAGGGGTTGATAGATTGACTAGAAAAGGATATAAACTGCTTTTTGAAGAAAAAATACAATAAAAAAATAGTAGTACATTGATGATAGTGACACCATGTAGAATTAGAACGACCTTGTTTGCTTTTTTTAAGTTAGCTTCCCTCTCAGAAGCACTTTTTCCATACAACTCATTTTGTTCAAACTCTATCCTAGCTGTTTTTAGACGTTGTAACTCTTTTTCTTTTTCTGGGCTTGGGACGTAATGATCGAGCCAATTAAGGAATAAATCCATATGTTCCAAATAAGAAGAGATAGTAATCCTACTGCCGTCTGTGGTGTTAAGGTAAAGTATTCCTTTTAAATAAGAATAATGGTTCAATACTTCTAAGGAAGTAGAATTGCTTGTAAATAGACTTCTAATGGTTATCTTCTTAGTGTCAACAATAACACGATAGGACAAGATATAAGAAAAGTAGAGACCAAAAACAATTGTGAATAAGGCATATAGTCCCACTATTCCTAAGGATAACATTGGCGTTTCATTGCTCCAAATTACATAAGAAATAAATCCAATTGCTGCTAGAAACGCTACAAGAATGGATTGGATATACGATTTAGAAATTTTAAATGTAAGTGCTCCTAAATTATCTAGATGATTGGTCATTGGTTTTTTATGGGTAATAGTGAATAAAGATTAGTACGTAGACTTTTTGGAGAAAACACGCAGTAGTAGTGCAGTTAAACCACACTGATTTGATTATGAATAAAATGCATTTTTTGTTCTTTTGTAAAAGAAATGAAAAAATACACGAAGTCTTAGAAACTAAAAAACTACTTTTTAAGAAAAGTTCATTACAAAGATAGAGAGTTGGTAAGGAATAAAAGAATTTGCAGCTGATAAGAGGGTAAAATAGCTATATGTATACAAGCAAGGTAGGGTGATTTTTGTTATTAATATTTTTGATGAGCAAAAAAGTCCTTTGAATAGTTGCATATTAACAAGTCGGATAGAATGAATTTGTAGATTATCCTGTCTATAATAATGATTATTCGAAAAAAAAATGTATTTTTGTTATCTTATTGTTTAAGTAACTTTTGCAAATTATTGAAAATAAAGTGCATTTTTTGATTTGATTATCACGAGGATATGAATTTTGAAGAATGAATGCATTTATCATTTTATGACAAGATCTGAATTCACTAGTTTATTAAAAAATCCTAATGAACTCAATACAATGAGTTATGAAGCATTGGATCAATTGCTTTTGCAGTTTCCATACTGCAACGGTATCCGTATGCTCTTGCTCAAAAAATATAAAACAGACAAACATATTGCGTTTGAACGACACCTAGCTTTGGCTTCTATGTATGCTGCTGATCGTAGCAAGTTGTATGATTTTTTAAATACGCCAACAGTAGCTAATGAGAAAACAAAGGTGATAGATATGAAACCTTCAGATGATTCTGAAGCGGAAAAAAAAACTCCACTAACGACTGAATTGGCTGATCCACCCCCTATTTACCAGCATAAAGTCTCTGAAAACCCTCCATTTTTAGCATTTCAAACTCCATTAACGGCTGAGGATCTGTCGGTTGGATACACTGTTTCGGACGAAAATGAAGAAGAAGAAAACCGTAGTTTGAGCAATATGCCAATAGAAGAATGGCTGCAAGAGTTTGAACCTCCAAGAATAGATGATAAAAATCCAGCTCTAAAAAAAGGCTTTAAGTTGTCTAGAATTCCAGTGTTTGAAAAAGGGGTTTTTGATTTTCTAGAAGAAGAAGCTGAACCGAAAGAAAATTCTACTCAACCTACAACACGAAAGGCTAAAACTTCTAAAAAGAAAACACGTAAAAAGACCAAAGACGTTTCTTTTGTTCCAAATGCTAAAGAGGAAACTTTAGAAGATACGTTCCCCAAAGTGGAAGTCGATAAGAGCGAGCAAGAGTTAGAATTCCAGAACTTGGAGCAGATGTATGAAAAAAATGCAGAGTCTGTAGATATCTTTGATTTGTTTTTAACTCAAACGGATGGCTTTCTCAAGAGTATTGGCGATAAAAAGGAGAGTGATATTGAAAACTCTACAGAGGCTTGGGAAGATGATAGTACTACTGAAAATGAAGAAGTTGCTTCTGAAACTTTGGCTGACTTATTGGCACTACAAGGGCAAAAATCTAAGGCAATTAAAATGTATAAGACATTAAGTTTGAAATTTCCTGAAAAAAGTCGTTTATTTGCAGACAAAATAGCAGAACTAGCTTAAATTGTATAGTATTTGGATAAAAAAGAAACATAACTCCTTTTTTAACTAAAAAAATGCAAACATGAGTTTATTTTTGTTAATTGCAATAGCTTTGATAGCTGCTGTACTAGTTTTTGTTATTTTAATACAAAATCCAAAGACAGGCGCATTGAGCGCTACATTTAATGCCGACCAATTAATAGGTGTTGCTCGATCTGATAAAATGCTCGAAAAAATCACTTTGGGAATGGCGACATTGATGTTTGCATTGTGTCTCGTGGTCTAATTATTCATTAATTTAAGAAAATAATCTACTATCATGGTTTTATTACTAACCATACTTATCGCATTCATTTCTGTATTATTGATTCTTGTAATTTTGGTACAGAACCCTAAAGGTGGAGGATTGAGCTCTGCATTTGGAGGAAGCCAAGCGGCAAATCAAGTTATGGGAGCTGCAAATTCTGGCGATATGCTAGAAAAAATTACATGGGGTTTAGCTTCATCTTTATTGGCTTTATGCTTGGTGACAGGTGTATTTTTTAAAGGAGACGGCGCTAGTGGTCCTGTAGGGGAAGAAATTAACACAACAACTACAACAGCTCCTACTGCACCAACAGCTCCTGCATCAGTTCCTGGAGGACAAACACTACCACAACAGCCTACTAACTAATTAGTACGCAGTTGCGTTACAAAATAAAAGATATGAGGTTCGTCGCAATTAGGGGCGAACCTTTTTTCTATGTCAGCTTATAAGATTTGACCTAAGTCTGACAGAATAAAGAGAGATTGATTTTATCTTTGCACCTCAAAATGATTGGGTCGATTGACCTTAATTGTTTGAAGCAATACTTCATAAATTTTTTGTTTTTACCAATAGTTAGAATAAAAAATCTACGAGGTACTGTATAAGTAATCGTTCAAAAAAAAATAACAAGTACCACGCAGTCGCAGCGCAGCTAAAACAGCCTTGTTTTTCTTCTTTGATTAGCAGAAAAGCATCCCATTTTTTGTTATTATTTTTTCTGACTACTTAGATAAAATTAAAATCACAAATATGTGACTTTTTTATACCTTCTTAATTATATCATAGCACATGGCTAGACGGAGAAGCGGTTCAGAAGAGCGTCCCAAAATTAGTAAAGATGGGTGGGCAAAAGCGAAGAAGTTGTTGGCTTATTTGGCACCCTATCGTTTGTCCTTTATCGGAGGGCTTTTTTTCTTAGTAATTGGTAGTGGTGTATTTATGGTTTTTCCTGCGGCAGCAGGAGAATTGATAGATATTGCTAAAGGCGAGTCAAAATGGGGCTTTACGCTCAAAGATGTAGGCTTGGTTTTAGCCTCTATTTTAGTATTACAAGCATTAACGTCTTATTTTAGAGTACTGCTTTTTGCGAATGTAAGCGAAAGAGGAATGGCCGATATACGCAAGGCTTTGTACAACAAGTTAATTACACAACCCACGACTTTTTTTGACCAAAATAGAGTAGGAGAATTGACAAGTCGTAGTACCGCAGATGTTCAACAATTACAAGATGTCTTATCAATTACATTGGCAGAGTTGATTCGTCAAATTATAATACTAGTAGTAGGGTTTGTTTATTTGGCATGGATGGCACCGCAATTATTGTTGGTGATGATATCTACATTTCCTGTTGTTATTATTATTGCCATGGTATTTGGTCGTTATATTCGAAAATTATCAA
It includes:
- the secG gene encoding preprotein translocase subunit SecG, with product MSLFLLIAIALIAAVLVFVILIQNPKTGALSATFNADQLIGVARSDKMLEKITLGMATLMFALCLVV
- the secG gene encoding preprotein translocase subunit SecG, which gives rise to MVLLLTILIAFISVLLILVILVQNPKGGGLSSAFGGSQAANQVMGAANSGDMLEKITWGLASSLLALCLVTGVFFKGDGASGPVGEEINTTTTTAPTAPTAPASVPGGQTLPQQPTN